The Diachasmimorpha longicaudata isolate KC_UGA_2023 chromosome 14, iyDiaLong2, whole genome shotgun sequence genome includes a region encoding these proteins:
- the LOC135169342 gene encoding dnaJ homolog subfamily C member 3 has product MYHCGLLLVLLNLSSDVGGSVSQAEVDRHLEQGREFLARGQLQDALTEYHAAVRGDPDNYLTYYKRGAVFLALSKSKQALQDFDKVLQLKSDFTAARLQRAKVLWKQADFVKAEQEYLNVLRIDPDNAEASTALQDMEPLKMKYSNAKLLMDEGYYTDAVQLLTQTIEFSPWSPELREHRADCHVAMENYLSAIPDMRASTKLLPDNTLGYFKLSTTLYQLGMVDESLKEIRECLKLDPEHKSCLPFYRKLKKVSKKLNEARDAEESRDFSTCLSSAFSVLDLEPSVDHVRFLAHHFLCKHAANSEDSDLAIKHCQEAVKIRREPGILCDSAEAYLNAEMFDDAIRDAKEALEMDEGFQRAKELLQKAQQDQKRSERRDYYKILGVTKTATKQEITKAYRKAAQKWHPDNFKDGAEKKKAEKKFIDIAAAKEVLTDEEKRRQFDRGEDPLDPESGKHSGYNPFQEFHRFHGSPFQFKFQFN; this is encoded by the exons ATGTATCACTGTGGACTGCTACTGGTCCTCTTGAATCTCTCCTCAGACG TGGGTGGAAGTGTCTCTCAAGCGGAGGTAGACAGACATCTGGAACAGGGGAGAGAATTTCTCGCCAGGGGACAACTCCAGGATGCGTTGACAGAGTATCATGCAGCTGTTC gcGGTGATCCCGACAACTACCTGACATACTACAAACGCGGCGCAGTGTTCCTAGCCCTGAGTAAATCGAAACAAGCCCTCCAAGACTTCGACAAAGTTCTCCAGTTGAAATCTGACTTCACAGCGGCTCGTCTTCAGAGGGCGAAGGTCCTCTGGAAGCAGGCAGATTTCGTCAAGGCCGAGCAGGAGTACCTGAATGTCCTGAGGATAGACCCGGACAATGCAGAGGCCTCGACAGCCCTCCAAGACATGGAGCCTCTGAAGATGAAGTACTCAAACGCGAAATTGTTGATGGACGAAGGCTACTATACAGACGCAGTTCAGCTGCTGACTCAGACGATTGAGTTCTCACCCTGGTCTCCAGAGCTTCGAGAACACAGGGCAGACTGTCACGTGGCAATGGAGAATTATTTGAGTGCTATTCCCGACATGAGAGCATCTACCAAGCTCCTCCCAGACAACACACTGGGGTATTTCAAACTCTCAACGACACTTTATCAACTGGGAATGGTCGATGAGTCCCTGAAGGAGATTCgagaatgtttaaaattggaTCCAGAGCACAAATCGTGTCTCCCCTTCTACAGGAAACTGAAGAAGGTCTCGAAGAAATTGAACGAAGCTCGTGACGCCGAGGAGTCTCGTGATTTTTCCACTTGTCTGTCCTCGGCCTTTTCGGTCTTGGATCTGGAGCCCAGCGTTGATCACGTCCGCTTTCTGGCTCACCACTTCCTCTGCAAACACGCTGCAAACAGCGAGGACTCAGACCTCGCCATTAAGCACTGCCAGGAAGCCGTGAAAATCAGACGAGAGCCCGGAATTCTCTGCGACAGTGCTGAGGCATATCTCAACGCTGAGATGTTCGATGATGCCATCAGGGACGCCAAGGAAGCCCTGGAGATGGACGAAGGCTTCCAGAGGGCGAAGGAACTCCTTCAGAAGGCACAGCAGGATCAAAAGAGGTCGGAACGACGGGATTACTACAAAATTCTTGGGGTTACCAAGACAGCTACCAAACAGGAGATCACCAAGGCTTACAGGAAAGCAGCCCAAAAGTGGCATCCTGATAATTTCAAGGATGGCGCTGAGAAGAAAAAGGCCGAGAAGAAGTTCATCGATATTGCTGCTGCCAAAGAGGTCCTCACCGATGAGGAGAAGAGGCGACAGTTCGACAGGGGAGAGGATCCACTGGATCCTGAGAGTGGTAAACACTCTGGTTACAACCCCTTCCAGGAATTCCATCGATTCCACGGTTCACCTTTTCAGTTTAAGTtccaattcaattaa
- the LOC135169341 gene encoding zinc finger MIZ domain-containing protein 1, producing the protein MVAAATATATATACVVAMQDRQDIPSQFNQSQHGMPHTTYNSGYPQRGPMAGMGPVGMNNFTGMTSMGPVHSMNTLNSMNTMNPMNPMSMAQMNSMNSMNSMSPMTQMNTMANVGNSMSMNTMMTGNSMQMTKMGMQQSQQQYPRRLAPYPAPGMHMVQKRQQGAYVSPTPQHPGMQQPTNFNTMANQYPNNYPGTRANFHPQYQPVQGMSPSFPSTMIRGTNIRQTAPSYSAQGAPQSNQYYGNSNPQHNQVTMSTNPVSHQTGQFVGHQGTPSHPNHPGHPPHQSHPTHPNHQSHPTHPSHPSHPGYTNANSYPPNPQYQQEVSPMRNGPNLPNVSYQHSPIPGNPTPPLTPATSMAPYISPNPDIKPNFSDMKPTFSDIKSPASIQKDDELRLTFPVRDGIILPPFRLQHNLAVSNHAFQLKPTVYQTLMWRQDLELQLKCFHHEDRQMNTNWPASVQVSVNATPQGIDRGENKSSHKPLYLKDVCQNGRNTIQITVSACCCSHLFVLQLVHRPTVRSVLQGTLKRRLLTAEQCIANIKQNFNSSMGNSGIKSENDVVEQTALKISLKCPITFKRITLPARGHDCKHPQCFDLESYLQLNCERGAWRCPVCSKPAVLEALEVDQYIWGILHSTASSADIDEVTIDSAANWRPAKSHSSIKSEEDDCNKRHIKKEAMSPGSMSMPTMNNWEMNQAMSPYMPPDMNSIVSGSMMNTSSPGYRGSSINHRNSSGGSYDINNGGNLGSDYTNGAGPLTHLSDSVNSLDPLNAMEKSLNDQMPHTPHTPHTPHTPHTPGGGNSGPPSVPPASQESANHNTSGNGSTNISGNETTEIPSDLNFDPAAVIDGEGTGQEALNLLPDNVVDPMELLSYLDPPDLNTPPSSGASSGHPSSNDDILAFFE; encoded by the exons ATGGTGGCAGCTGCCACCGCAACGGCCACCGCCACTGCCTGCGTGGTGGCCATGCAGGACCGCCAGGATATCCCGTCTCAGTTCAACCAG AGTCAGCATGGAATGCCCCACACAACCTACAACAGCGGTTACCCCCAGCGTGGCCCAATGGCCGGAATGGGTCCAGTCGGTATGAACAACTTCACCGGAATGACATCAATGGGCCCAGTTCACTCAATGAACACCCTGAACTCCATGAACACCATGAATCCCATGAATCCCATGTCGATGGCCCAAATGAACTCGATGAATTCAATGAACAGTATGTCCCCAATGACCCAGATGAACACCATGGCAAACGTGGGTAACAGTATGTCAATGAACACCATGATGACTGGTAACAGCATGCAGATGACAAAAATGGGTATGCAGCAGTCGCAGCAGCAGTATCCAAGGCGTTTAGCACCCTATCCAGCCCCAGGTATGCACATGGTCCAGAAACGTCAACAAGGTGCCTACGTCAGTCCCACCCCCCAGCATCCAGGAATGCAACAGCCGACAAATTTCAACACAATGGCCAATCAGTATCCAAATAATTATCCAGGTACACGTGCCAACTTCCATCCCCAGTACCAGCCCGTCCAGGGTATGAGCCCGAGCTTCCCAAGCACTATGATCAGAGGCACCAACATAAGACAAACAGCTCCATCATACAGTGCCCAAGGGGCACCCCAGTCAAATCAGTATTACGGTAACAGTAACCCCCAGCACAATCAGGTGACAATGTCAACGAATCCAGTGTCACATCAGACTGGACAATTTGTTGGACATCAGGGTACACCAAGCCATCCAAATCATCCAGGTCATCCGCCCCACCAAAGCCACCCAACGCATCCAAATCACCAGAGCCATCCCACCCATCCATCACATCCCAGCCATCCAGGATATACAAATGCCAATTCATATCCACCGAATCCCCAGTATCAGCAGGAAGTATCACCCATGAGAAATGGGCCCAATCTACCCAACGTTTCTTACCAACACAGTCCAATTCCTGGTAATCCAACACCACCACTGACACCAGCAACATCGATGGCACCCTACATAAGTCCAAATCCAGATATAAAACCCAACTTCAGTGACATGAAGCCGACCTTCTCCGATATTAAATCACCAGCGTCAATTCAGAAGGACGATGAACTGAGATTAACATTCCCAGTAAGGGATGGCATTATCCTTCCCCCATTTCGTCTACAGCATAATTTAGCTGTCAGTAATCACGCATTCCAGCTTAAACCAACAGTTTATCAAACACTAATGTGGAGACAAGATTTGGAATTGCAGTTGAAGTGTTTTCATCACGAGGACAGACAGATGAATACAAATTGGCCAGCAAGTGTTCAAGTATCGGTTAATGCAACACCACAGGGAATTGACAGGggtgaaaataaatcatctcATAAGCCACTTTACCTCAAGGATGTGTGTCAAAATGGCAGAAATACGATACAGATAACAGTGTCAGCATGTTGTTGTTCACATTTATTCGTTCTTCAGTTGGTTCACAGGCCGACTGTCAGGAGTGTACTCCAGGGTACATTGAAGAGGCGATTGTTGACAGCTGAACAGTGCATTGCCAATATCAAGCAGAACTTCAATAGCTCGATGGGTAACAGTGGAATTAAGAGTGAGAATGATGTTGTTGAGCAGACGGCGTTGAAGATATCGTTGAAGTGTCCGATTACCTTCAAGAGAATTACCCTTCCAGCTAGGGGTCACGATTGCAAGCATCCCCAGTGCTTTGATCTTGAGAGTTATCTTCAATTGAATTGTGAGAGGGGAGCGTGGAGGTGTCCAGTTTGTTCGAAACCTGCTGTGCTGGAGGCGTTGGAGGTGGATCAGTACATCTGGGGAATTCTTCATTCCACAGCAAGCAGTGCGGACATTGACGAAGTGACGATAGACTCGGCTGCCAATTGGAGGCCTGCCAAGAGCCACTCGAGTATCAAAAGTGAAGAGGATGACTGCAACAAGAGGCACATCAAGAAGGAGGCCATGTCCCCTGGCAGCATGAGCATGCCCACTATGAACAATTGGGAGATGAATCAGGCGATGAGTCCGTACATGCCACCTGATATGAACAGCATTGTCAGTGGATCTATGATGAATACTTCGTCACCTGGGTACAGGGGTAGTAGCATCAATCATAGGAATTCCTCCGGGGGTAGTTATGATATCAATAATGGGGGAAATCTTGGAAGTGATTACACGAATGGCGCTGGACCTCTGACGCATCTCAGTGATTCGGTTAATTCACTGGATCCGTTGAATGCTATGGAGAAGAGTCTCAATGATCAGATGCCTCATACACCTCACACACCCCACACACCACATACACCTCACACTCCTGGAGGTGGTAACAGTGGACCTCCGAGTGTACCACCAGCATCACAGGAATCAGCTAATCATAATACTTCAGGGAATGGTAGCACTAATATCAGTGGGAATGAGACAACCGAAATTCCGTCTGATCTTAACTTTGATCCTGCAGCGGTTATCGATGGAGAGGGAACGGGACAAGAAGCTTTGAAC TTGCTGCCCGACAACGTCGTAGATCCAATGGAGTTGCTCTCCTACCTGGACCCCCCAGATCTCAACACTCCCCCGAGCAGTGGAGCAAGCAGTGGTCATCCCTCCTCCAACGACGACATCCTGGCGTTCTTCGAATGA